The genomic DNA TCACCGGGTAGGGTATTTTTGGATTTATAGCTATTTGAAATTTTAGAAATGATTTACCTCTATTAGATATATTCCTTCAATTGTAATTACTTTGGGttatttaaatgtttgcatttcttGTATTTTGTTATCTATTTTATCAGCGCAAAGGGCAGTTATTCCAGTCATGTACAGAACACACGTGACCTGATTACTCAAACTGAAGTGTGTGTTTCATGAACTGTAGGCTTCTGAAAAAGGCCTGTCCCATGTGTATGCACATATCAGATGAGTAAAGGACCGTTCAGAAGCAAGTGTTTTCTTGCGCTATAAAAGCAATTCGCATTGAGCAGATgggtgtctcgagacgcgttttaacagttgaagttctttttaacctgacacgGCGTCTGAAAAACGCGGAGCAAAGGTCAAAGACGTCCGTATAGCGCATGTTTACCTAGAAAAGAAAAgcaattgaaaaacagcgcggACGGAGGCAAACGTGTTCTGTTTGAACGCCCCcagtaaacaaaataataataattactaaatAAAAAAGTGCTACATTGACTTAATTCACTGACACAATTTTGCCAGAAATAGCAGTGTTTGACTGATAATTATCTTTACAATAACACAATTATTATATTGGACAAGCCTattctaaataaacaaatacataacaTTAAGTGATAGTCACCTTTTTGTGGAAGTGATTTAGTGGGTGAAAGTAAACCTGTGCACACAAGTCATACAAGGCCAAACATGAAGCCTAAAGAGTTTTGATATTTctacattgattgattgatttattttagatgtattttaagtgtgtgtgtgtgtgtgtgtgtgtgtgtgtgtgtgtgtgtgtgtgtgtgtgtgtgagcgtgtatttatcactttgtggggaccaaatgtccccataaggatagtaaaacccgaaatttttgaccttgtggggacattttgtcggtccccatgaggaaaacagcttataaatcatactaaatgatgttttttgaaaatgtaaaaatgcagaaagttttctgtgagggttaggtttaggggtagggttaggtttaggggatagaatataaagtttgtacagtataaaaaccattatgtctatggaaagtccccataaaacatggaaacacaacatgtgtgtgtgtgtgtgtgtgtgtgtgtgtgtgtgtgtgtgtgtgtgtgtgtgtgtgtgtgtatgtgtgagcgtgtatttatcactttgtggggaccaaatgtccccataaggatagtaaaacccgaaatttttgaccttgtggggacattttgtcggtccccatgaggaaaacagcttataaatcatactaaattatgttttttgaaaatgtaaaaatgcagaaagttttctgtgagggttaggtttaggggtagggttaggtttaggggatagaatataaagtttgtacagtataaaaaccattatgtctatggaaagtccccataaaacatggaaacacaacatgtgtgtgtgtgtgtgtgtgtgtgtgtgtgtgtttgcctatATGACTTTGGCTGTGTGTACAGGTTTGCGGTCACTGACACGTTATGACCAGTCCACAGACTGGCAGAGGAAGCTGACTCCAGAACAGTATGTTGTAACAAGAGAAAAAGGCACAGAAGTGGTGAGTTTGCAAATCAATCCAATTTTATTGTTGCtgtgagaaaaataaaacatacatacaagacacaaaatgttatagttcACCATATAACTTTTTGCTTACTACTTAATTGAAAGCATTATAAATACATAGTTTTCCTTTTATAGCCATTCAGTGGAATCTACTTGAACCACAATGAGGTGGGCATGTACCATTGTGTTTGCTGCGACTCGCCTCTTTTCAGGTAAGCTTTATGTCAATCAGAGATATTGCTGCACTGTAACCTAATGTTgttattactggaaaaatcaagttgtcttaattaaacattacttgaaatgtcataACTCAAATACCTATGTTCCTTGAacttcattttcttaaaaattcaTAGACTTTAGATTTAGTTATTTACAGATAAGCTGTATTACTGACCAGAATCAGTAATAATCTTCTTTAATTAAGCTGTGTTATTGCATGACCTAAATTTGAGTCTGTTTAATAAAAATTATCAGCAAAATCTGTTTtaaaggatatttcacccaaaaatgaaaattctctcatcattttctcatgccataccagatgtgtatgactttcttctgctgaacacaaattaagatatttagaagaatgtttcagcgttgaaggtccatacaatgcaagtgaatggatatgaaaactatgaagctccaaaagcacataaaggcagcataaaagtaatccatatgactctagttgttaaatctatatcttcagaagtgatataataggtgtaaatgaggaacagatcaatatttaagtgcgtTTATACTATCATTATCCACTTCAgctttcacattattcttcttttttttctctcccctttttctccccaatttggaatgcccaattcccaatgtgctctaagtccttgtggtgtcatagtgactcacctcaatcagggtggcagaggacgaatctcagttgcctccgtctctgagaccgtcagtccacacatcttatcacgttgtttgttgagcgtgttaccgcagagatgtagcgcgtgtggtgGTGTCGCGATATTTTCCACAGCATCCAAACACAACTCACCATGAGAAaagcttataaaaatctttgtttatgttcagcagaagaaagaaagtatacATATTtttgatggcatgaggatgagtaaatgaagaagaattttcatttttgggtgaactgtgcctttaagtctacttgcatttAGTTACTTTAACTTAAATggttaagttcattctatatgaccaccaagttaagtgaacttaattttTGTATAAATTTGGAGATGTCATAACTCAATTAAATTGAGGGAATGAATTTACTCAATAAATTGAGTAAATTCAACATAATAGGGTTTTCAGTGTAGTTGACCTAAAACAAAATAACAGTTCAAATGTAATTCTCATTCTTTTGATTATTATATTtgagaaatgttttatatataggACTGTTTTCCATTATGAagagaaaattaaacaaaatatatgcTTTACATAAGACTTGTAAAAATAATTACAACTCTGCTTTTGCCTCCAACAGCTCAGAAGCTAAATATGATGCTGGAACTGGTTGGCCATCCTTCCATGAGGCTCATGGGACATGGGAAAAAGATGAGAGCCATGCCAACATTGTCCGTCGCCCTGACAACTCACTTGGTAGCACAGGAACAGAGGTTATCTGCAAACATGTGAGTGTAGGGGGTGCTGATGCTAGCCAATATAGTCatggtgttgttgttttttttctttttcttttttttgatgATTTATCTAAATGCCACAGTAAACCTGTACAATATGTAATTTTGTTTGGCAGTGTGATGCCCATCTTGGACATGTCTTTGATGATGGTCCAGACCCAACTGGCCAACGATTCTGCATCAACAGCATAGCCCTGAACTTTAAACCCAGAGAAAAGTAACACTATTCTAGTTTACTAGAAAACTAGCAAACTTGAGAATTCATCAGTAGAAGTGACATCCCTGGACAGTATTATACTGTTATACAGTGTACATAAAGAAAGCAAATAGCATTTGAATAACAAATGATCATTGTGGTATAAGCTAAGTTACACCGggatcagattttattttaatgaataaagaTTTAATTTATCTCCAATGCACTGTATTGCTGTTTTATCATGTCTTGTATTTTTAACATACCACTGCACATTAAAATCTGAGAATGCCAATACAGCATGACAAACAAAAATTGACTGTTTTGTTTGTAAAAGAGCAGTTTGGTTTAATTAAAGTGTACATAGACAGAAATCTGCTAAATGATTGGTATGTGAATATATCTGTATTTGTGTGCATGCTGGGGAGTTAATCATAAACCTGGAGCAGAGGATCATTATCCTAATATGTGTGTGGAAACACTGGACAGTTGAATAACAATAAAATTAGAAAGGAGACTATTCTTTTTAGCAAAGATCTGACAGACATGTAAGGGAGAATTAGTTTAAGGCATATTGGTTAACGAAAAGATAAAACAAACTGATTAAAAGTGGTGATGATTCACTTCTGGCTGCATCTGTTGCTGCACAAGTTTTTGGGAACCTGCTCAGGGATGACGATCACATTTTAAACCAATAAATCCACCACGACCTAAGCAATCCGAGGCAGAAAAGGATATTGAAAAACTAGCTCCAGGTCAATACATCAACATTGATCAGGTATATTTAAACATCTTTTAATTACTTTAAGGTCATTAATTTTATGGAACTTGAATTAAACTGTGCATCCTTTTTTGGATAAACATAACTCACATTGAATGCTCATTACCCAGTATTTCTACAAAAGACAGTAGGCTTTCAACAGATAAATACATCTCTTCTTTTTTATAGtatctcagaatcagaatcagctttattatgGCATAATATGGTGTAAGAATCTTCTGCAGAGTGTCTTCAAAGTAGAGAGCACAAATATAACTTTAAATGTCATTGGTGACAAAGTGTCAGTAAGCACTCTGACAAAACTGTGAGTATTCTTTAAACCACAAGAGGGAGCACTACAGATTGATAGTCACTGATATGCACTGTACTAAATTTGCTaggctttttaaaaaataaaataaaattaagaggTCTGCCTCAGCATACTGGCACTTGACAGTTTTTTACTAAATCTCTGATGTAATAAATATAAGGGTATATAACATATAAGGGTGCTGTTTATCATACacaaagtatatacatttttaacaattttgTGCTTGTGTTCTCTGTCTTACTACTATCAAAGTTGTATTATTCCTAAACTAACTAAATTGCAGAGGTAGATTCTGAGTCATAAACTCAAGAAATAATCTTTGGCAAGCAGTGTATCACATAATTGCAAGCACACAAGTGAAAGCATTGAGGAGTCAAgagaaaacatgttaaaataaccaGCATATCAATTCCTTTTAGGGCATTGTTTTTCTTCTAAATCTCTCTATGGAAGTGTTATGCTGATGTGTTTCAATAAAAACCAAAGACAACATTGTCTATCTGCTTATCCATTGTTTTCCCAAATGTTAGAAATTATGAGTGTTGGGAGATCAAGCAGAACTATATAAAGATAACGACTCCAGGCTGTCTACTTTTCAAAGGTGAGTATCTTATGCAGACAGAACCCTGCTGAACCACAGACCAGGGATCAAAGCCTTTATCTAAATTAATGGCTCTGCTTTGTTGTGAAATGCTCCCTGGATTGGACAGTTTACAGCTGACAATTGTTATGCAATGGATGCAAGTACTCTCTCAATCTTTGCCATTTTAAAGActtttagagagagaaaaaaggcttGGGGGAAAAACGAGTTTAGACAAGCAGCAATATTTGGGCACCAATTACCCACACTTTAAATTATATGAATTTCAAGTGTCTAAATGCACTGAACTGTGTTCaacctgctgttgaacacaacatcaccatgcagctgggttcaaaTACAGTAAAGCCTTCCAAAgcagtcagaaatctagggatAACCATTGATAACCAACTAaattcacagaccacatctcaaagaccatatgatcatgtagatttacactctacaacatcaggaagataagaaaCTTCCTCTAAAAACATGTCACACATCTTCTTGTTCAGTCATTtgtctggactactgtaacgctctcattgtaggcctccctgcatgtgcaattagacctctgcaaatgatccagaatgcagcagcatgtct from Xyrauchen texanus isolate HMW12.3.18 chromosome 41, RBS_HiC_50CHRs, whole genome shotgun sequence includes the following:
- the msrb2 gene encoding methionine-R-sulfoxide reductase B2, mitochondrial yields the protein MSKRMSRLLVRFSSIIFKEASVKSVLPKKWIFVGIRPISTSPGLRSLTRYDQSTDWQRKLTPEQYVVTREKGTEVPFSGIYLNHNEVGMYHCVCCDSPLFSSEAKYDAGTGWPSFHEAHGTWEKDESHANIVRRPDNSLGSTGTEVICKHCDAHLGHVFDDGPDPTGQRFCINSIALNFKPREK